In the genome of Nocardioides seonyuensis, one region contains:
- a CDS encoding UGSC family (seleno)protein → MSLTVMDPTWQPNASAQRQLAPRPQRTVGLRLGVLCNGLGNSTVFFDELVVQLMERGRFDSYVKVVKDSKSVPPTDEQWQQIRTADVVVTGFGGCGSCSTRSVRDALELEWSGIPAVYVGHQALQPAVAAISEISGHADYPQVLGDLNPPVAAWEDEAARELARHLAPAVFRRIFDESVLEDMALGLRVDREPVRTTSGAAS, encoded by the coding sequence ATGTCGTTGACGGTGATGGATCCAACATGGCAGCCGAATGCGAGCGCTCAGCGCCAGCTGGCGCCGCGCCCGCAGCGGACCGTGGGGTTGCGGCTGGGGGTGCTGTGCAACGGGCTGGGCAACTCGACGGTCTTCTTCGACGAGCTCGTCGTACAACTCATGGAGCGCGGGAGGTTCGACTCCTACGTCAAGGTGGTCAAGGACAGCAAGTCGGTTCCCCCCACGGACGAGCAGTGGCAGCAGATCCGGACCGCGGACGTCGTCGTGACCGGATTCGGCGGATGCGGCAGCTGCAGCACCCGCTCGGTTCGTGACGCTCTCGAGCTGGAGTGGTCTGGTATCCCGGCCGTGTACGTGGGCCACCAGGCACTCCAGCCCGCCGTTGCCGCGATCTCCGAGATCAGCGGCCACGCGGACTATCCCCAGGTCTTGGGTGACCTCAATCCTCCGGTCGCCGCGTGGGAGGACGAAGCGGCACGCGAGCTTGCGCGCCACCTCGCCCCAGCTGTCTTCCGCCGGATCTTCGACGAGTCCGTGCTCGAGGACATGGCCTTGGGTCTCCGGGTCGA